In Halobaculum magnesiiphilum, the following proteins share a genomic window:
- a CDS encoding inorganic phosphate transporter, which produces MVEALLVIGVVVAVFVGFNIGGSSTGVSFGPAVGSGTLSKTGAAALMSAFALAGGWTVGRNVIETMGGEIVPSSAFTLAASVGVLFFVGVALLISNTFGVPASTSMTAVGAIAGLGAATGTLNADVMLRIVGWWLVAPVVAFWICAVVGRYFYPYLDAAFAIDRSAGGVVEFDGVRPRIAPGATAREVVGTAAVLVIACYMAFSAGASNVANAVAPLVGNGSVTAGQGVLLAGAAIAVGAFTIARRTLDTVGNDLTDLPLLAALIVEVVSASLITFLSAIGIPASLAVSATMSIVGLGWGRATRTTTLGDAVSGAVGGALGGDGDRTDRQRPEVSVDALAAERPDADDGVPRMGEEHREELLAEDLFDAGTTGRVVSFWIFTPTVSFVCSYALFALTPV; this is translated from the coding sequence GTGGTCGAGGCACTCCTGGTGATCGGCGTGGTCGTCGCGGTCTTCGTCGGGTTCAACATCGGGGGGTCGTCGACGGGGGTCTCGTTCGGCCCCGCGGTCGGCAGCGGCACCCTCTCGAAGACGGGCGCGGCGGCGCTCATGTCCGCGTTCGCGCTCGCGGGCGGGTGGACGGTCGGTCGCAACGTCATCGAGACGATGGGCGGGGAGATCGTCCCGTCGTCGGCGTTCACGCTCGCCGCGAGCGTCGGCGTGCTCTTCTTCGTCGGGGTGGCGCTGTTGATCTCCAACACGTTCGGCGTCCCCGCCTCCACGTCGATGACGGCCGTCGGCGCGATCGCGGGCCTCGGCGCGGCGACGGGGACGCTCAACGCCGACGTGATGCTCCGGATCGTCGGCTGGTGGCTCGTCGCGCCCGTCGTCGCGTTCTGGATCTGTGCGGTCGTCGGCCGGTACTTCTACCCGTACCTCGACGCCGCCTTCGCGATCGACCGCTCGGCCGGCGGGGTCGTCGAGTTCGACGGCGTGCGACCCCGGATCGCGCCCGGAGCCACCGCCCGCGAGGTCGTCGGCACGGCCGCCGTGCTCGTCATCGCCTGTTACATGGCGTTCTCGGCGGGCGCCTCCAACGTCGCCAACGCGGTCGCGCCGCTGGTGGGCAACGGCTCGGTGACCGCGGGCCAGGGCGTGCTGCTGGCGGGCGCGGCGATCGCCGTCGGCGCGTTCACCATCGCCCGTCGGACGCTCGACACCGTCGGCAACGACCTCACCGACCTCCCGCTGTTGGCGGCGCTCATCGTCGAGGTGGTCTCGGCGAGCCTGATCACCTTCCTCTCGGCGATCGGGATCCCGGCCTCGTTGGCCGTCTCGGCGACGATGTCCATCGTCGGGCTCGGGTGGGGCCGCGCGACCCGGACGACGACGCTCGGCGACGCCGTCAGCGGCGCCGTCGGCGGCGCGCTCGGCGGCGACGGGGACCGGACCGACCGGCAGCGTCCCGAGGTGTCCGTCGACGCGCTCGCGGCCGAGCGCCCCGACGCCGACGACGGCGTCCCCCGAATGGGCGAGGAGCACAGGGAGGAACTGCTCGCGGAGGACCTGTTCGACGCCGGAACGACCGGCCGCGTCGTCTCCTTCTGGATCTTCACTCCCACGGTCTCGTTCGTCTGCTCGTACGCGCTGTTCGCACTCACGCCGGTGTAA
- the htpX gene encoding zinc metalloprotease HtpX: MEWKTDWGLRGRMVLTGFLLFALYIVFIAVLSEFAGLFWMVVVMGLFSVGQFFFSDKLALYSMGAKEVSEQEYPELHRKITRLSQQADLPKPTVAVADSRVPNAFATGRSQKKSAVCVTTGLLRTLDDDELEGVLAHELAHIKNRDVMVMTIASFLSTLAFIVVRWGWLFGGGEGRGGNQAPVLVAILVSLVVWVISFLLIRLLSRYREFAADRGGAAITGKPGALASALMTIDSGMERVPKEDLRDTAEMNAFFVIPIKSGFVGKLFSTHPSTEKRVERLQELERQFETA, translated from the coding sequence ATGGAATGGAAGACAGACTGGGGCCTGCGGGGCCGGATGGTCCTGACCGGGTTCCTGCTGTTCGCCCTCTACATCGTGTTCATCGCGGTGTTGTCGGAATTCGCCGGCCTGTTCTGGATGGTCGTCGTGATGGGGCTGTTCTCGGTGGGACAGTTCTTCTTCAGCGACAAGCTCGCGCTGTACTCGATGGGCGCGAAGGAGGTGTCCGAACAGGAGTATCCGGAGCTCCACCGGAAGATCACCCGCCTCTCCCAACAGGCGGACCTCCCGAAGCCGACGGTGGCCGTCGCCGACTCCCGGGTGCCCAACGCGTTCGCGACCGGGCGCTCACAGAAGAAGTCCGCCGTCTGCGTGACGACCGGGCTGCTTCGGACGCTCGACGACGACGAGCTCGAGGGCGTGCTCGCCCACGAGCTGGCGCACATCAAGAACCGCGACGTGATGGTGATGACCATCGCGTCGTTCCTGTCGACGCTGGCGTTCATCGTCGTGCGCTGGGGCTGGCTGTTCGGCGGCGGCGAGGGCCGCGGCGGCAACCAGGCGCCGGTGCTGGTCGCCATCCTCGTCTCGCTGGTCGTGTGGGTGATCTCGTTCCTGCTCATCCGCCTGCTGTCGCGCTACCGCGAGTTCGCGGCCGACCGCGGCGGCGCGGCCATCACCGGCAAGCCGGGCGCGCTCGCCTCGGCGCTGATGACCATCGACAGCGGGATGGAACGGGTCCCCAAGGAGGACCTGCGCGACACCGCCGAGATGAACGCCTTCTTCGTCATCCCGATCAAGTCCGGGTTCGTCGGGAAGCTGTTCTCGACGCACCCGAGCACCGAGAAGCGCGTCGAGCGGCTGCAGGAACTCGAACGGCAGTTCGAGACGGCCTGA
- the fer gene encoding ferredoxin Fer → MPTVEYLNYEVLDDNGWDLDDDDLFDTAADAGLDAEDYGELDVNEGEYILEAAEAQGYDWPFSCRAGACANCAAIVKEGEIEMDMQQILSDEEVEDKNVRLTCIGSPQADEIKIVYNAKHLDYLQNRVI, encoded by the coding sequence ATGCCCACGGTCGAATACCTTAACTACGAAGTGCTGGACGACAACGGCTGGGACCTCGACGACGACGACCTCTTCGACACCGCCGCCGACGCGGGGCTGGACGCCGAAGACTACGGCGAGCTCGACGTCAACGAGGGCGAGTACATCCTCGAGGCCGCCGAGGCCCAGGGCTACGACTGGCCGTTCTCGTGTCGCGCCGGCGCCTGCGCCAACTGCGCGGCCATCGTGAAGGAGGGCGAGATCGAGATGGACATGCAGCAGATCCTCTCCGACGAGGAGGTCGAGGACAAGAACGTCCGCCTGACGTGCATCGGTTCGCCGCAGGCCGACGAGATCAAGATCGTCTACAACGCGAAGCACCTCGACTACCTCCAGAACCGCGTCATCTGA
- a CDS encoding GNAT family N-acetyltransferase, with translation MDIEVRPVASPTEFRAALVVNRAAWRDAYADILPAERLEAMTVPEGVELQDRYDRATGDGRTFLVAVDRKPGAVVGFADAVVGDGRKAFCERDDAELRAIYVDPDAQGAGVGSALLEAAVDRVPDACSRLVLETFTENRAAREFYEARGFERIGASAFEVGGESYPTAVYARPL, from the coding sequence ATGGACATCGAGGTTCGGCCGGTCGCCTCGCCGACGGAGTTCCGGGCGGCGCTGGTCGTCAACCGCGCCGCCTGGCGCGACGCCTACGCCGACATCCTCCCCGCCGAGCGGCTGGAGGCGATGACGGTCCCCGAGGGCGTCGAGCTACAGGACCGGTACGACCGCGCGACCGGCGACGGCCGGACGTTCCTCGTCGCCGTCGACCGAAAGCCGGGGGCGGTCGTCGGCTTCGCCGACGCGGTGGTCGGCGACGGGCGCAAGGCGTTCTGCGAGCGCGACGACGCGGAGCTACGGGCGATCTACGTCGACCCCGACGCGCAGGGCGCGGGCGTCGGCTCGGCGCTGCTGGAGGCCGCGGTCGACCGCGTCCCGGACGCGTGCTCGCGGCTGGTGCTGGAGACGTTCACGGAGAACCGCGCCGCACGCGAGTTCTACGAGGCGCGCGGGTTCGAGCGGATCGGCGCGTCGGCGTTCGAGGTGGGCGGGGAGTCGTACCCGACGGCGGTGTACGCGCGGCCGCTGTGA
- a CDS encoding aldehyde ferredoxin oxidoreductase family protein produces MIHATGPLLSVDLDARETTTEEIDDVLGEFVGGRGVATKLAFDRVPFDADPLGPENRLYLSTGPLQHSRMSFTGRMNMTSVSPLTDGLASSNAGGFLSRNFTATGYAAVELRGAADTPLAVHIRDDGVTFEEVPDLAGAEVPAVSEWAEETHGLEAEHLACIGPAGENLVRYACVMTSETRAFGRTGLGAVLGSKNVKVLTFDGDSEADVEIDPIQTDVHREAATSDHVMKRQGTTSVTEYANAVEALPTEYFARTSFEGAEGISGDAVESKKYRKGTCSQCAFACKLPTRDEAAGVETEGPEFETVMAWGSNQLVDDVVEVMKANDLCDRLGVDTISAGDTMAAYLQSEDDLANPERARELLRTAAYREGEVGDLLAEGVHRAAPELGVEDWSVKGLEFAAHDGRTLNGQGLSFATSNRGADHMYASFYSKEYPLVDKEEAVDKRGLDGKAPMVADAEDHNAVLDSAVACKFSRDFMTEERLGSLLDADYDDLLAVGARVVELERAFNNRRGFDRADDALPYDIEGFEEALDEYYDARGWREDGVVPGLGEADAGVDAASADD; encoded by the coding sequence ATGATCCACGCGACCGGTCCGCTGCTGTCGGTCGACCTCGACGCCCGCGAGACGACCACGGAGGAGATCGACGACGTCCTCGGCGAGTTCGTCGGCGGCCGCGGCGTCGCGACGAAGCTGGCGTTCGACCGCGTTCCGTTCGACGCCGACCCGCTCGGCCCGGAGAACCGCCTCTATCTCTCGACCGGGCCGCTCCAGCACTCGCGGATGAGCTTCACCGGCCGGATGAACATGACGAGCGTCTCGCCGCTGACCGACGGGCTCGCCTCCTCGAACGCCGGCGGCTTCCTCTCGCGAAACTTCACCGCGACCGGCTACGCCGCCGTCGAGCTCCGCGGCGCCGCCGACACGCCGCTTGCGGTCCACATCCGCGACGACGGGGTGACCTTCGAGGAGGTGCCCGATCTCGCGGGCGCGGAGGTGCCCGCGGTGTCCGAGTGGGCCGAGGAAACGCACGGCTTGGAGGCCGAGCACCTCGCGTGCATCGGCCCCGCCGGCGAGAACCTCGTCCGCTACGCGTGTGTGATGACCAGCGAGACGCGCGCGTTCGGCCGCACCGGACTCGGCGCTGTCCTCGGCAGCAAGAACGTGAAGGTGCTCACGTTCGACGGCGACAGCGAAGCCGACGTGGAGATCGATCCGATCCAGACGGACGTACACCGCGAGGCGGCCACCTCGGACCACGTGATGAAGCGGCAGGGCACCACCAGCGTCACCGAGTACGCCAACGCCGTGGAGGCGCTGCCGACGGAGTACTTCGCCCGCACCTCCTTCGAGGGGGCGGAGGGCATCTCGGGCGACGCCGTGGAGTCGAAGAAGTACCGGAAGGGCACCTGTTCGCAGTGTGCGTTCGCGTGTAAGCTCCCCACCCGCGACGAGGCGGCCGGCGTCGAGACGGAGGGGCCGGAGTTCGAGACGGTGATGGCGTGGGGGTCGAACCAGCTCGTCGACGACGTGGTCGAGGTGATGAAGGCCAACGACCTGTGTGACCGCCTCGGCGTCGACACCATCTCCGCGGGCGACACGATGGCCGCCTATCTGCAGAGCGAGGACGACCTCGCGAACCCCGAGCGCGCCCGCGAGCTGCTGCGGACGGCCGCCTACCGCGAGGGCGAGGTCGGCGACCTGCTCGCGGAGGGCGTCCACCGCGCCGCCCCCGAGCTGGGCGTCGAGGACTGGTCGGTGAAGGGGCTGGAGTTCGCGGCCCACGACGGCCGCACCCTCAACGGGCAGGGCCTCTCCTTTGCCACCTCGAACCGCGGCGCCGACCACATGTACGCCAGCTTCTACTCGAAGGAGTACCCCCTCGTCGACAAGGAGGAGGCCGTCGACAAGCGCGGGCTCGACGGCAAGGCTCCGATGGTCGCCGACGCGGAGGACCACAACGCCGTCCTCGACTCGGCGGTCGCCTGCAAGTTCAGCCGGGACTTCATGACCGAGGAGCGCCTCGGGAGCCTGCTCGACGCCGACTACGACGACCTGCTGGCGGTGGGCGCGCGCGTGGTCGAACTGGAGCGGGCGTTCAACAACCGCCGCGGCTTCGACCGCGCGGACGACGCGCTCCCGTACGACATCGAGGGGTTCGAGGAGGCGCTCGACGAGTACTACGACGCGCGCGGCTGGCGCGAGGACGGCGTCGTCCCCGGGCTGGGCGAGGCCGACGCGGGGGTCGACGCCGCGAGCGCCGACGACTGA
- the glmM gene encoding phosphoglucosamine mutase — translation MKVFGSSGTRGVVGEEFTPEFVSRVAAAAAATWDAERVALGRDTRTSGRTFADAAAAGVTAAGVDVERLGVVPTPSLVRYCEVEAVPGVMITASHNPPEFNGVKLVGDDGIELPVNRLEVVEDRLLAEEPTTVSWDRMGDSRRVPDANDEYVAEMLEAIDRDAVAAADLTVALDPGHGAGALTSPEFFRELGCDVVTVNAQPDGHFPGRDPEPVEANLDDLGRLVRAADADVGIAHDGDADRAIFFDEAGEYVEGDASLAALAARDLGEGDTTVAAVNVSQRLVDVCEAAGANLELTPIGSTNIITRIKELWREGESVPVAGEGNGGVFFPDYRLVRDGAFIAAKFLELLAERGATVSEIVAPYEDYTNVRENLSYDSDDQLDAMLEAAEAYADAADAEPDTKDGYRLDYGDAWVLVRPSGTEPKVRVYAESADPERATSLARDVRETLEAAKADAAT, via the coding sequence ATGAAGGTCTTCGGATCGAGCGGCACCCGCGGGGTCGTCGGCGAGGAGTTCACCCCGGAGTTCGTCTCCCGGGTCGCCGCGGCCGCGGCCGCGACGTGGGACGCCGAGCGCGTCGCCCTCGGCCGCGACACCCGCACCTCCGGGCGGACGTTCGCCGACGCCGCCGCCGCCGGCGTCACCGCCGCCGGCGTCGACGTGGAGCGGCTCGGCGTCGTCCCCACGCCGAGCCTCGTCCGCTACTGCGAGGTCGAGGCGGTGCCCGGCGTGATGATCACCGCGTCGCACAACCCCCCGGAGTTCAACGGCGTCAAGCTCGTCGGCGACGACGGGATCGAGCTCCCGGTGAACCGACTCGAGGTCGTCGAGGACCGCCTTCTCGCGGAGGAGCCGACGACGGTGTCGTGGGACCGGATGGGCGACTCCCGCCGCGTACCCGACGCCAACGACGAGTACGTCGCGGAGATGCTCGAGGCGATCGACCGCGACGCCGTCGCCGCCGCCGACCTCACGGTCGCGCTCGACCCCGGCCACGGCGCCGGCGCGCTCACCTCGCCGGAGTTCTTCCGCGAACTCGGCTGTGACGTGGTGACGGTCAACGCCCAGCCGGACGGCCACTTCCCCGGCCGGGACCCCGAGCCCGTCGAGGCGAACCTCGACGACCTCGGGCGGCTCGTGCGCGCCGCGGACGCCGACGTGGGGATCGCCCACGACGGCGACGCCGACCGCGCCATCTTCTTCGACGAGGCCGGCGAGTACGTCGAGGGCGACGCCTCGCTGGCGGCGCTTGCCGCCCGCGATCTGGGCGAGGGCGACACCACCGTCGCCGCCGTCAACGTCTCCCAGCGCCTCGTCGACGTGTGCGAGGCCGCCGGCGCGAACCTCGAACTCACGCCCATCGGCTCGACGAACATCATCACCCGGATCAAGGAGCTGTGGCGCGAGGGCGAGTCCGTCCCCGTCGCCGGCGAGGGCAACGGCGGGGTGTTCTTCCCCGACTACCGGCTCGTGCGCGACGGCGCGTTCATCGCCGCGAAGTTCCTCGAACTGCTGGCCGAGCGTGGGGCGACCGTGAGCGAGATCGTGGCCCCGTACGAGGACTACACGAACGTCCGCGAGAACCTCTCGTACGACTCCGACGACCAACTGGACGCGATGCTGGAGGCCGCCGAGGCGTACGCCGACGCTGCCGACGCCGAACCGGACACGAAGGACGGCTACCGCCTCGACTACGGCGACGCGTGGGTGCTCGTGCGACCCTCCGGGACGGAGCCGAAGGTGCGCGTGTACGCCGAGTCCGCCGACCCCGAGCGCGCCACGTCGCTGGCGCGGGACGTCCGGGAGACCCTCGAAGCGGCGAAGGCCGACGCCGCGACGTAG
- a CDS encoding FAD-dependent monooxygenase, which translates to MSDAPASDSSVADRTGRADIVVVGCGPGGAVLSYLLARSGVDVTLVERAGTFEREYRGFGWNPGVVRLFDGMDVLDDVLDLAHETVTEGAFSLYGERVPVLNLDLLDTDYPYVLMMEQPALLERLVDRAGASDGFSFRPATTVTGLLTDDAGAVRGVTARDRTADETVAIEARCVVGADGRYSTVREEAGIDPGLFDSPLDLVWFKLPAGAVETDAQGQIAREGILVQFGLGGGELQVGYLLRDGEWPTVREAGFDAFRDRVAAVDHEVAAAVGEHLDGFADTTLLDVSPGIADTWTRDGLLILGDAAHVASPIGAQGNPLAVEDAVVAHDRLVRALAYSEGTVPRSRLRAFELRRRPTVERVIALQRRAAANFAFWIDHGGRVPPSLVRAAAVVGRGVARTRLARRAVEPFALGDRSVTVARSHFTE; encoded by the coding sequence ATGTCCGACGCTCCCGCGTCCGACTCGTCCGTGGCCGACCGAACCGGGCGCGCCGATATCGTCGTCGTCGGCTGCGGCCCCGGCGGCGCCGTCCTCTCGTACCTGCTGGCGCGCAGCGGCGTCGACGTGACGCTCGTGGAGCGGGCGGGCACCTTCGAGCGCGAGTACCGCGGGTTCGGCTGGAACCCCGGCGTCGTCCGCCTGTTCGACGGGATGGACGTGCTCGACGACGTGCTCGACCTGGCCCACGAGACGGTCACCGAGGGGGCGTTCTCGCTGTACGGCGAGCGGGTTCCCGTCCTGAACCTCGACCTGCTCGACACCGACTACCCGTACGTCCTGATGATGGAGCAGCCGGCGCTGCTGGAACGCCTCGTCGACCGCGCCGGCGCGTCCGACGGCTTCTCGTTTCGTCCGGCCACGACCGTCACCGGCCTCCTGACCGACGACGCCGGCGCCGTCCGCGGCGTGACCGCCCGCGACCGGACGGCCGACGAGACGGTCGCGATCGAGGCGCGCTGCGTCGTCGGCGCGGACGGCCGCTACTCGACGGTCCGCGAGGAGGCCGGGATCGACCCCGGCCTGTTCGACTCGCCGCTCGATCTGGTCTGGTTCAAGCTCCCGGCCGGCGCGGTCGAGACGGACGCGCAGGGGCAGATCGCCCGCGAGGGCATCCTCGTCCAGTTCGGCCTCGGCGGCGGCGAGCTCCAGGTCGGCTACCTCCTCCGGGACGGCGAGTGGCCGACGGTCCGGGAGGCCGGCTTCGACGCCTTCCGCGACCGCGTCGCCGCGGTCGACCACGAGGTCGCCGCGGCCGTCGGCGAGCACCTCGACGGCTTCGCCGACACGACGCTGCTGGACGTCTCGCCCGGGATCGCCGACACCTGGACCCGCGACGGCCTCCTGATCCTCGGCGACGCCGCCCACGTCGCGAGCCCCATCGGCGCGCAGGGCAACCCCCTCGCCGTCGAGGACGCGGTCGTCGCCCACGACCGGCTCGTCCGGGCGCTCGCGTACTCGGAGGGGACCGTTCCGCGGTCCCGGCTCCGCGCGTTCGAGCTGCGCCGGCGCCCGACGGTCGAGCGCGTGATCGCGCTCCAGCGGCGCGCCGCCGCGAACTTCGCATTCTGGATCGATCACGGGGGGCGCGTTCCCCCCTCGCTCGTCCGCGCGGCGGCGGTGGTCGGCCGCGGCGTGGCGCGCACCCGGCTCGCCCGCCGGGCGGTCGAGCCGTTCGCCCTCGGCGACCGCTCCGTCACGGTCGCGCGCTCGCACTTCACGGAGTGA
- a CDS encoding A24 family peptidase: MLGVATAADLLRLLVLPGFAWAAYRDIRTRRVASSLWLPLLAIGALALVIDATAAFPFDGYAGRLFLVRVGFSIVFLVPFSVLAYRMAAFGGADMKALVVLAVAFPTTPAYVVPLWILPDVTWLHTVGFPVHPSTLGVTAMSALTNAVLFGAGYVALLFASNVAAGRFSPAMVVGRWTGVEDLPEVHGQLIRVGGLRPERGLDLDALRMYLRWRGTTLATVRDDPDRHRDPASVGETRPPTDGAVHDGPRTDGGVDDGGFEFPESDAGPSGIDDAGDRTTDAGAEADAAGDTDDPWAAERFLDEIEGTAYGTTPETLREGLDRVVAEDALWVSPGLPFLVPLFGGLVLALTYGDVLTVALGALGLV, encoded by the coding sequence GTGCTCGGCGTCGCCACCGCGGCCGACCTCCTCCGGCTGCTCGTGCTCCCGGGGTTCGCGTGGGCCGCCTATCGCGACATCCGCACCCGCCGCGTCGCGAGTTCCCTCTGGCTCCCGTTGCTCGCGATCGGCGCGCTGGCGCTCGTCATCGACGCGACGGCGGCGTTCCCGTTCGACGGCTACGCCGGGCGGCTGTTCCTCGTCCGGGTCGGGTTCTCGATCGTCTTTCTGGTCCCCTTCTCGGTGCTCGCCTACCGGATGGCCGCCTTCGGCGGCGCCGACATGAAGGCGCTCGTCGTGCTCGCGGTCGCGTTCCCGACGACGCCGGCGTACGTCGTTCCGCTGTGGATCCTGCCGGACGTGACGTGGCTGCACACCGTCGGCTTTCCCGTACACCCCTCGACGCTCGGCGTCACGGCGATGTCGGCGCTGACGAACGCGGTGCTGTTCGGCGCCGGCTACGTCGCCCTGCTGTTCGCGTCGAACGTCGCCGCCGGGCGGTTCTCGCCGGCGATGGTCGTCGGTCGGTGGACCGGCGTCGAGGACCTCCCGGAGGTGCACGGGCAACTCATCCGCGTCGGCGGGTTGCGCCCCGAGCGCGGCCTCGACCTCGACGCCCTCCGGATGTACCTCCGCTGGCGGGGCACCACCCTCGCGACCGTCCGGGACGACCCGGACCGCCACCGCGACCCGGCCTCGGTCGGCGAGACGCGGCCGCCGACCGACGGCGCGGTCCACGACGGTCCGCGGACGGACGGGGGCGTCGACGACGGCGGGTTCGAGTTTCCCGAGTCGGACGCGGGTCCGTCCGGCATCGACGACGCCGGCGACCGGACCACCGACGCGGGAGCCGAGGCGGACGCCGCCGGCGACACGGACGACCCGTGGGCCGCCGAGCGGTTCCTCGACGAGATCGAGGGAACCGCCTACGGCACGACGCCCGAGACGCTGCGCGAGGGGCTCGACCGCGTCGTCGCCGAGGACGCGCTGTGGGTGTCGCCGGGGCTCCCGTTCCTCGTGCCGCTGTTCGGCGGGCTCGTGCTCGCGCTCACCTACGGCGACGTGCTCACGGTCGCGCTCGGGGCGCTTGGGTTGGTGTGA
- the hisI gene encoding phosphoribosyl-AMP cyclohydrolase codes for MSDSQTAAGSDDGVAVDFGDDGLVPAVAQDADSGEVLMLAYVNEEALDRTRETGRAHYYSRSREELWEKGATSGHTQAVREVRVDCDADALLYLVKQTGGACHTGHRSCFHRTVDGEHVGERVFDPDAVYE; via the coding sequence ATGAGTGATTCCCAGACCGCCGCCGGGAGCGACGACGGCGTCGCGGTCGACTTCGGCGACGACGGGCTCGTTCCCGCGGTCGCACAGGACGCCGACTCCGGCGAGGTGTTGATGCTCGCGTACGTGAACGAGGAGGCGCTCGACCGGACGCGCGAGACGGGCCGGGCGCACTACTACTCGCGCTCGCGCGAGGAGCTGTGGGAGAAGGGCGCCACCAGCGGACACACCCAGGCGGTCCGCGAGGTCCGCGTCGACTGCGACGCCGACGCCCTGCTGTACCTCGTCAAGCAGACCGGCGGTGCCTGCCACACCGGGCACCGGTCGTGTTTCCACCGTACCGTCGACGGCGAGCACGTCGGCGAGCGTGTGTTCGACCCCGACGCGGTGTACGAGTGA
- a CDS encoding DUF7118 family protein produces the protein MARNTAGDAGNSGVSGGSGASGDTPDRPDPLPEAERDAADIAAELREARERRDDAVAAVEEHGESTLATVRDALRRADRLLDRYVDSATGTGDFQAYVEFQGEFAAVVEDLDEDAPGHDAFERANEAVDGRRLSESDFERAREALSPARELADRLAEREDAADAVHEATREANRRLGALDDRIDELERLVELGEADLTAPTEELRQPIAAYNDAVRDAFDDFRREAPARELLAFVADAAESPFVDYAAPPSDLLAFLDSSPAEGASLPDLLDYADYSASKLDHYVEDPGTFTARVRPHRTYLERLSAEPLTVDWPPPSAETLRFRREELVSVVAKFAPEGTVARARELREVADHPDYTRLRRAAEAEAELSDAEVERVASGEAAAELAEARERRELLADTLDGSDA, from the coding sequence ATGGCACGGAACACAGCCGGCGACGCCGGTAACTCCGGGGTTTCGGGAGGCTCCGGCGCTTCCGGCGACACCCCGGATCGCCCCGACCCGCTGCCCGAGGCCGAGCGCGACGCCGCCGACATCGCGGCCGAGCTCCGGGAGGCCCGCGAGCGCCGCGACGACGCGGTCGCCGCCGTCGAGGAGCACGGCGAGTCGACGCTCGCGACCGTCCGCGACGCCCTCCGGCGCGCCGACCGCCTGCTGGACCGCTACGTCGACTCGGCGACCGGCACCGGCGACTTCCAGGCGTACGTCGAGTTCCAGGGCGAGTTCGCGGCCGTCGTCGAGGACCTCGACGAGGACGCCCCCGGCCACGACGCCTTCGAGCGGGCCAACGAGGCCGTCGACGGCCGGCGGCTCTCGGAGTCCGACTTCGAGCGCGCCCGCGAGGCGCTCTCCCCCGCCCGCGAGCTCGCCGACCGGCTGGCCGAGCGCGAGGACGCCGCGGACGCGGTCCACGAGGCGACACGGGAGGCGAACCGGCGCCTCGGCGCGCTCGACGACCGCATCGACGAGCTGGAGCGGCTGGTCGAGCTGGGCGAGGCGGACCTGACCGCCCCGACCGAGGAGCTCCGCCAGCCGATCGCGGCCTACAACGACGCCGTCCGCGACGCGTTTGACGACTTCAGACGGGAGGCGCCGGCCCGCGAGCTGCTGGCGTTCGTCGCCGACGCCGCCGAGTCGCCGTTCGTCGACTACGCCGCGCCGCCCTCGGATCTGCTCGCCTTCCTCGACTCGTCGCCGGCAGAGGGGGCGTCGCTGCCGGACCTGCTCGACTACGCCGACTACTCCGCCTCGAAACTGGATCACTACGTCGAGGACCCGGGGACGTTCACGGCGCGGGTGCGACCCCACCGCACGTACCTCGAACGGCTGTCCGCGGAGCCGCTGACGGTCGACTGGCCGCCGCCGTCGGCCGAGACCCTGCGGTTCCGGCGCGAGGAGCTCGTCTCGGTCGTCGCCAAGTTCGCGCCCGAGGGGACCGTCGCCCGCGCCCGCGAGCTGCGCGAGGTCGCCGACCACCCCGACTACACGCGGCTCCGCCGCGCCGCCGAGGCCGAGGCGGAGCTGTCGGACGCGGAGGTCGAGCGCGTCGCCTCGGGCGAGGCGGCCGCCGAGCTGGCCGAGGCGCGCGAGCGACGCGAGTTGCTGGCGGACACGCTCGACGGATCGGACGCGTGA